The Virgibacillus dokdonensis genome includes a window with the following:
- a CDS encoding SMI1/KNR4 family protein encodes MGYESMKANKENSFYPVTENEIKEVEKELDLKFPKEFVNFYIEVGYGFIKGSEFNINRIMDPYSVRDFRLRDNDFEFYPDIEIYNEFENNKLIFFESSESALMSIELNEKNSSPVYYYDIQIATSLEEFLRKIEENDKYYLELLVD; translated from the coding sequence ATGGGATACGAATCTATGAAGGCAAATAAAGAAAATAGTTTTTATCCAGTAACTGAAAATGAAATAAAAGAGGTTGAGAAGGAACTCGATTTAAAATTTCCTAAGGAGTTTGTTAATTTTTATATAGAGGTTGGCTACGGGTTTATTAAAGGTTCAGAGTTTAATATAAATCGTATTATGGATCCTTATTCCGTAAGAGATTTTCGATTAAGAGATAATGATTTTGAGTTTTATCCTGACATAGAAATCTATAATGAATTTGAAAATAACAAACTAATATTTTTTGAAAGTAGCGAATCAGCTTTAATGTCAATTGAATTGAATGAAAAGAATAGCAGTCCAGTTTATTATTATGATATTCAAATTGCGACTTCTCTTGAGGAATTTTTAAGAAAAATAGAAGAAAATGATAAATATTACTTGGAGTTACTAGTTGATTAA